The genome window CAGCCATGTTTCGAGCCGAGCGGGCGAGCTTCCGACAGCGCGATCCGGAGCAGATCGCCGCCTTTCTCGCCGGCAAAGCGGGTGATGAGTGCTTCCGTCTCCAGTGTGACGGCATTGACGACGATGCGCGTTCCGGCGGGAGCGGCATCCCACAGAGCGGTCAGCACGGCCTCGCTGGCGCCACCGCCGACGAAGACGACGTCGGGCTGCGGCAGGCCGCCGAGGCCGTCCGGTGCGCGGGCATGAACGAGTTCGAAGCGATGACCGACGCCGAAGCGCTCGGCGTTTTCGCCCGCGCGGGCGGCGCGGGTCGCATCGGCTTCGAGCGCGACGGCGCGTGTGCCGGGAGCGGCGAGCAGCCATTCAATGGAGATCGAGCCGGAGCCGGTGCCGATATCCCACAGCAGCTCGCCGGGGCGGGGGCCGAGCGTCGACAGGGTGATCGCGCGCATCGGCCGCTTGGTGATCTGGCCGTCATGGGCAAAGAGATCGTCCGGCAGGCCGGAGGCGCGCGGCAGGCCGCCTGTGCCCACCGTGTCGATCGCAACCGCCACCGGCGCGCGGATATCGGCAAGGGCGAAACCCTCGGCGCTCGCTCGGCGGACGCGTTCATCGCCGCCACCGAGCGCTTCCAGAACCATCAGCTCGGACGGGCCGAAACCGTGCTCGCACAACCAGGCCGCCAACGCACCGACCGCTTCGCCATCGCGAACGAGGCAGATCGCCCGCACGCCCTTCGACAGCACCGGGCGAAGCCTCGAAAACGGCGCGGCATGAAGGCCGAGGCAGATCGTTTCTTCCAGCCGCCAGCCGAGCCGGGCGGCGGCCAGCGAAAAG of Hyphomicrobiales bacterium contains these proteins:
- a CDS encoding cobalamin biosynthesis bifunctional protein CbiET; the protein is MTDPWLTIIGIGEDGLAGLGHASRSALASAHSIFGGPRHLELAEAGERCEPWPQPFSLDPVLARRGEPTIVLASGDPFWHGVGGSLARHLDPSEWVCHPAPSTFSLAAARLGWRLEETICLGLHAAPFSRLRPVLSKGVRAICLVRDGEAVGALAAWLCEHGFGPSELMVLEALGGGDERVRRASAEGFALADIRAPVAVAIDTVGTGGLPRASGLPDDLFAHDGQITKRPMRAITLSTLGPRPGELLWDIGTGSGSISIEWLLAAPGTRAVALEADATRAARAGENAERFGVGHRFELVHARAPDGLGGLPQPDVVFVGGGASEAVLTALWDAAPAGTRIVVNAVTLETEALITRFAGEKGGDLLRIALSEARPLGSKHGWRAAMPVVQWSVTR